A stretch of Apis cerana isolate GH-2021 linkage group LG1, AcerK_1.0, whole genome shotgun sequence DNA encodes these proteins:
- the LOC108002095 gene encoding mucin-2-like isoform X1: MLRTIMHKNLSRMACLEIIIFLCSMITFTVSNCETESENSNKKVNLFKFPSELDLSSLKTSLENEESLRKIVKRLAPEKNGEYQIYQVFFGNVDLLKEWLKGAGVTGQPGVDFPALTTIPATSFSCRGLKGGYYADLETNCQVFHICDNGRKISFLCPNGTIFQQSQLICDWWFKVDCSKSTELYEQSSEQLFEEERRRAETSRKKSKFDYQQSIEQQDRGQQDDYYDVQNLSYDGKQNGRIKPYEEPPQDNQLQSNRERIKSSRHFDSGNNFSRESNAQRDNDQLFGVNGFQSSNQPPNLKQQFDQFTRNTEEGNVNRYSSTNQDYYTASKKTQNYYVTNRNSNAQRDDKGSTLKRLKFKGLSGRNNSTSTTASQRVTPAYTESTTFRGGNTSPVKESQQFAESAAFVGNRGNRFNENTGNTHHYYYQLYINRGDSTTRNPNYDPTTSTIRDNENDVSTRRNDYSHSYYETTTQYPTPTATTTPYNDEIATESSLSTNSFANFDTRPTESLRFANTNYEYRGHQKVRGSNVRSSFVDKNHHNINDNRESNRVANVGTIPPTARSYVATDAYRQNTVTPSSPQQRYTTTGHYQSPTSTASFRSNNFARGTERPVNTIDSRSNGLNGDTKPSGKNPSTVSPGYRQNFISTSTEKPYKTTAIYQENTEKDLSPYDRSFTYKQGKVMSTLGPYVPFTRNYAYTWATSTSRPTLYTPTVPTYTTAYPSPKASTPKSKHPTSTSGSKTNGSRSSEREHVLSMLHSLKNLEHSVPGLSDAFKGGERATNVSVPPDPSTLHSLALYFSTATENFNSNETTDSSVNVASVDTLSKKSNGTVQVPTSLLTRHTIDSYTELFKLNDAVEIDNATSTEDRLDNANSYGEDDDLELQQSGGSLDDLRKSNGTRLRELAQVFTHALSAYLLDPDTFKKVLTEIRPTEPSRTTLETDLWATTTTPYPAQQEDEDDDSLGGEKDEVLDFSDDSNDVRQKLTTTYPTTFELPSTTAVQENIYEALSTLPSTYYTTPRTSGQDFFEYSTNLVSLNPVSSNYFESSMPPTESTEFTAEANSTPYTSGSYYNRNNEIEKESVESTEGRLPSSDENQNRVGGFQNNSVTTTATEPYTDKISFLTTPVSDNYVVSPTPLPPSMFVHMVTYNWNKKSTSKKPEQQLSPPLFDAHSQAIRKGNDKIAASLRPENYPSTQTSAHNVRATTFASTKNYETSTEQPFKIPREKSLLTEAKVGISLPTSRNSYTKFRNLYNRVDEHNIETTERATPATTLLTEFPVTTTVSSVETTTSYANDSNDPFESTSRKKEEPKVLDNDHWTSSPAVTHLWETSVFVDPQRINYDLESDLESTVTTGTQFTVTDSRERIEYGNTPSFDDDMSIGSEESSSTDEDTSLSVQRSSRDEDSPTSFSLLPTSFTNTVTPKPLITTRSSITTTITSSVTSTKSLAGQQGLVTLLPYTAAASKSNGTENEIAEKLFGKLNASSTDTLMRVMKQADNNETVRQLVLLLIRHCNDPATNNTLQREKEELLNALLRLPVNEFSSEESKNVVAEINQLNLPAVKSVNYARSGSTAPPLITEPPVTTFRSKKSRKFRSTTENSANIARRSEKVSDENNSLQEDESFASDNRALELLRSLYTIATKWG, from the exons ATGTTGCGCAC AATCATGCACAAAAATTTATCCAGAATGGCATGCCttgaaataatcatatttttat GTTCAATGATCACTTTTACGGTCAGCAATTGCGAAACAGAG TCAGAAAATAGTAACAAGAAGGTAAATTTGTTCAAGTTCCCGTCAGAGTTGGATTTATCAAGCCTAAAAACATCGTTAGAAAACGAAGAATCGTTGAGAAAAATAGTGAAAAGACTGGCACCGGAGAAGAATGGCGAGTACCAAATTTATCAAG TCTTCTTCGGAAATGTGGATCTTCTCAAGGAATGGCTCAAAGGAGCgg GCGTGACAGGACAGCCCGGAGTAGACTTTCCAGCACTCACGACAATTCCAGCCACTTCGTTCAGCTGTCGCGGCCTGAAAGGTGGTTACTACGCGGACTTGGAGACAAATTGTCAA GTATTCCACATCTGCGACAATGGCCGGAAGATATCGTTCCTCTGTCCCAACGGTACCATCTTTCAGCAATCGCAGTTGATTTGCGATTGGTGGTTCAAGGTGGACTGTAGCAAATCCACCGAGCTGTACGAGCAAAGCAGCGAGCAGCTAttcgaggaggaaagaagaCGAGCCGAGACGAGccgaaagaaatcgaaattcgACTATCAACAATCGATCGAGCAGCAAGATCGCGGCCAACAAGACGATTACTACGACGTTCAAAATCTTAGTTACGACGGGAAACAGAATGGAAGGATCAAACCTTACGAGGAGCCTCCCCAAGATAACCAGCTGCAATCGAACAGAGAGAGGATCAAATCCTCCCGTCATTTTGACTCCGGCAATAATTTCAGTCGGGAATCGAACGCGCAAAGAGATAACGATCAATTGTTCGGTGTTAATGGGTTTCAATCATCGAATCAACCGCCCAACTTGAAGCAACAATTCGATCAATTTACAAGGAATACCGAGGAAGGGAACGTGAATAGGTATTCGAGCACGAATCAAGATTATTACACAGCCTCGAAAAAGACTCAGAATTACTACGTGACCAATAGAAACTCGAATGCCCAACGGGACGATAAAGGATCAACTCTGAAGAGATTGAAGTTCAAAGGTTTGTCCGGTAGAAATAATTCAACCTCTACTACCGCTTCCCAAAGAGTGACTCCGGCTTATACCGAGTCGACCACGTTCAGAGGAGGCAATACCAGCCCTGTGAAAGAATCCCAGCAATTTGCGGAAAGCGCGGCTTTCGTTGGAAATCGTGGGAATCGATTCAACGAGAACACTGGAAACACGCATCACTATTACTACCAATTGTATATCAATCGAGGGGATTCTACCACGAGAAATCCTAATTACGACCCGACCACTTCGACCATCCGGGATAACGAAAACGACGTGTCCACGAGGAGAAACGATTACTCGCACTCCTATTACGAGACGACCACGCAATACCCGACACCCACAGCGACCACTACCCCCTACAACGACGAGATCGCCACGGAAAGTAGCCTCTCGACAAACTCGTTTGCCAATTTCGATACCCGACCAACCGAATCCCTTCGATTCGCCAATACCAACTACGAGTATCGCGGACACCAGAAGGTTAGAGGCAGCAACGTTCGAAGCAGCTTCGTCGATAAAAATCACCACAATATTAACGATAACAGGGAATCTAACAGAGTGGCTAACGTAGGAACGATTCCTCCAACCGCTCGTTCCTACGTGGCCACGGATGCGTATCGTCAAAACACCGTGACACCGAGCTCCCCGCAACAGAGGTATACGACTACCGGTCATTACCAGTCGCCTACGTCGACCGCGTCCTTTCGCAGCAATAATTTCGCTCGTGGCACGGAGAGGCCGGTGAACACGATCGATAGTCGGTCCAATGGATTGAACGGCGATACGAAACCGAGCGGGAAGAACCCTTCCACGGTTTCGCCAGGTTATCGACAAAACTTCATCAGCACCAGCACCGAGAAACCGTACAAGACCACCGCgatttatcaagaaaatacGGAGAAAGATCTGAGCCCTTACGATAGAAGTTTCACGTACAAACAGGGCAAAGTGATGTCCACTCTGGGTCCTTACGTCCCGTTCACCAGGAATTACGCCTACACTTGGGCAACCAGCACTTCGAGACCCACCCTCTACACTCCCACGGTGCCTACTTACACCACGGCTTACCCATCGCCGAAAGCTTCCACGCCGAAATCGAAACATCCTACATCGACGAGTGGAAGCAAGACGAACGGGTCGCGATCCTCCGAGAGGGAGCACGTGTTAAGCATGCTCCATTCCCTGAAGAATCTGGAGCACAGCGTGCCCGGCCTGTCCGACGCGTTCAAAGGTGGCGAGAGAGCGACCAATGTTTCCGTTCCCCCCGACCCATCCACCTTACACTCTCTGGCGCTCTATTTTTCCACGGCTACCGAGAACTTTAACTCCAACGAGACTACGGACTCGTCCGTGAACGTAGCATCCGTCGATACACTTTCGAAAAAAAGCAATGGAACGGTGCAAGTGCCGACCAGCCTTCTGACCCGACACACCATCGATTCGTACACGGAACTGTTCAAATTGAACGACGCTGTGGAGATAGATAACGCGACGAGCACGGAAGATCGTCTGGATAACGCGAACAGTTACGGAGAGGACGACGATCTGGAGCTTCAACAAAGCGGAGGATCACTGGACGACCTTCGAAAGTCGAACGGTACCAGACTTCGAGAACTGGCACAAGTGTTCACCCATGCTTTGTCCGCGTATTTATTGGATCCAGACACGTTCAAGAAGGTATTGACCGAGATCAGACCCACCGAACCGTCTCGAACTACTTTGGAAACCGATCTATGGGCTACCACCACCACTCCTTATCCTGCCCAGCAGGAGGACGAAGATGACGATTCATTGGGCGGGGAAAAGGACGAGGTTCTAGACTTCTCCGACGACAGCAACGATGTCAGGCAGAAATTGACCACCACTTATCCCACTACTTTCGAATTACCAAGCACTACGGCGgtacaagaaaatatttacgagGCCTTGAGCACGTTGCCAAGTACCTATTACACTACACCCAGAACATCTGGCCAAGATTTCTTCGAATACAGTACGAACTTGGTATCGTTGAATCCCGTCTCTAGTAACTATTTCGAGAGTTCCATGCCACCGACAGAGAGCACAGAGTTTACGGCAGAGGCGAACAGCACGCCGTACACGAGCGGATCTTATTACAATCGGAATAAcgagatagagaaagaaagcGTCGAGTCAACGGAGGGCCGTCTCCCCTCTTCCGACGAGAATCAAAATCGAGTCGGGGGTTTCCAAAACAACAGCGTCACGACAACCGCGACCGAACCGTACACGGACAAAATATCGTTCCTCACCACTCCCGTGAGCGATAATTACGTCGTCTCACCGACGCCCTTACCGCCATCGATGTTCGTGCACATGGTCACCTACAATTGGAACAAGAAATCGACCAGCAAAAAGCCCGAGCAACAGCTGAGTCCTCCGTTGTTCGACGCTCATTCCCAAGCGATTCGAAAGGGGAACGACAAGATTGCCGCGTCCCTGAGGCCCGAGAATTATCCCAGCACACAGACGTCGGCGCACAACGTACGCGCGACGACCTTCGCCTCGACCAAGAATTACGAGACGTCGACCGAGCAACCTTTCAAAATTCCTCGAGAAAAGTCGTTGTTGACCGAGGCAAAAGTTGGAATTTCCCTGCCTACGTCGCGAAACAGTTACACGAAATTCAGGAATCTTTACAATCGCGTGGACGAGCACAATATCGAGACAACCGAGAGAGCGACGCCTGCGACGACCCTTCTAACCGAATTCCCTGTAACAACAACCGTATCCAGCGTCGAGACTACGACGTCTTACGCGAACGACTCTAACGACCCGTTCGAATCCACGAGTCGCAAGAAGGAAGAACCCAAAGTATTGGACAACGATCATTGGACCTCGTCGCCGGCTGTCACCCATCTGTGGGAGACCTCCGTGTTCGTCGATCCTCAAAGGATCAACTACGATTTGGAGTCGGATCTCGAATCGACGGTGACAACGGGAACGCAGTTCACCGTCACGGACAGTCGGGAGAGGATAGAATACGGGAACACGCCTTCCTTCGATGACGACATGTCGATCGGTTCGGAGGAGTCGTCGTCCACGGACGAGGATACGTCGCTTTCCGTGCAAAGATCGTCCAGGGACGAGGACTCGCCGACGAGCTTCTCCCTGCTTCCAACTTCGTTCACGAACACCGTGACGCCAAAGCCACTGATCACCACACGATCCAGCATCACTACCACGATAACGTCCTCCGTCACGTCCACGAAATCGTTGGCTGGCCAACAGGGCTTGGTGACTTTGCTTCCTTACACGGCCGCCGCGAGCAAGTCGAACGGGACGGAGAACGAAATTGCGGAGAAATTGTTCGGCAAATTAAACGCTTCGAGCACCGATACGTTGATGAGAGTGATGAAACAGGCGGATAATAACGAGACCGTTCGACAACTCGTCCTCCTTTTGATACGGCATTGCAACGATCCGGCAACGAACAACACGTTGCAACGGGAGAAGGAGGAGTTGTTGAACGCGCTGCTCAGGTTGCCCGTGAACGAATTCTCGTCCGAGGAGTCGAAGAACGTGGTGGCCGAGATTAATCAGCTCAATCTGCCCGCCGTTAAGTCGGTTAATTACGCGAGAAGCGGTTCGACCGCGCCGCCGTTGATTACCGAGCCGCCTGTGACCACGTTCAGGAGTAAGAAGAGCCGTAAATTTCGCTCGACCACGGAAAATTCGGCGAATATAGCGAGACGATCGGAGAAGGTATCGGACGAGAATAATTCCCTGCAGGAGGACGAGAGTTTCGCGTCTGACAACAGGGCGCTTGAACTTCTCAGATCGTTGTACACTATAGCCACTAAATGGGGGTGA
- the LOC108002095 gene encoding mucin-2-like isoform X5, with amino-acid sequence MLRTIMHKNLSRMACLEIIIFLCSMITFTVSNCETESENSNKKVNLFKFPSELDLSSLKTSLENEESLRKIVKRLAPEKNGVTGQPGVDFPALTTIPATSFSCRGLKGGYYADLETNCQVFHICDNGRKISFLCPNGTIFQQSQLICDWWFKVDCSKSTELYEQSSEQLFEEERRRAETSRKKSKFDYQQSIEQQDRGQQDDYYDVQNLSYDGKQNGRIKPYEEPPQDNQLQSNRERIKSSRHFDSGNNFSRESNAQRDNDQLFGVNGFQSSNQPPNLKQQFDQFTRNTEEGNVNRYSSTNQDYYTASKKTQNYYVTNRNSNAQRDDKGSTLKRLKFKGLSGRNNSTSTTASQRVTPAYTESTTFRGGNTSPVKESQQFAESAAFVGNRGNRFNENTGNTHHYYYQLYINRGDSTTRNPNYDPTTSTIRDNENDVSTRRNDYSHSYYETTTQYPTPTATTTPYNDEIATESSLSTNSFANFDTRPTESLRFANTNYEYRGHQKVRGSNVRSSFVDKNHHNINDNRESNRVANVGTIPPTARSYVATDAYRQNTVTPSSPQQRYTTTGHYQSPTSTASFRSNNFARGTERPVNTIDSRSNGLNGDTKPSGKNPSTVSPGYRQNFISTSTEKPYKTTAIYQENTEKDLSPYDRSFTYKQGKVMSTLGPYVPFTRNYAYTWATSTSRPTLYTPTVPTYTTAYPSPKASTPKSKHPTSTSGSKTNGSRSSEREHVLSMLHSLKNLEHSVPGLSDAFKGGERATNVSVPPDPSTLHSLALYFSTATENFNSNETTDSSVNVASVDTLSKKSNGTVQVPTSLLTRHTIDSYTELFKLNDAVEIDNATSTEDRLDNANSYGEDDDLELQQSGGSLDDLRKSNGTRLRELAQVFTHALSAYLLDPDTFKKVLTEIRPTEPSRTTLETDLWATTTTPYPAQQEDEDDDSLGGEKDEVLDFSDDSNDVRQKLTTTYPTTFELPSTTAVQENIYEALSTLPSTYYTTPRTSGQDFFEYSTNLVSLNPVSSNYFESSMPPTESTEFTAEANSTPYTSGSYYNRNNEIEKESVESTEGRLPSSDENQNRVGGFQNNSVTTTATEPYTDKISFLTTPVSDNYVVSPTPLPPSMFVHMVTYNWNKKSTSKKPEQQLSPPLFDAHSQAIRKGNDKIAASLRPENYPSTQTSAHNVRATTFASTKNYETSTEQPFKIPREKSLLTEAKVGISLPTSRNSYTKFRNLYNRVDEHNIETTERATPATTLLTEFPVTTTVSSVETTTSYANDSNDPFESTSRKKEEPKVLDNDHWTSSPAVTHLWETSVFVDPQRINYDLESDLESTVTTGTQFTVTDSRERIEYGNTPSFDDDMSIGSEESSSTDEDTSLSVQRSSRDEDSPTSFSLLPTSFTNTVTPKPLITTRSSITTTITSSVTSTKSLAGQQGLVTLLPYTAAASKSNGTENEIAEKLFGKLNASSTDTLMRVMKQADNNETVRQLVLLLIRHCNDPATNNTLQREKEELLNALLRLPVNEFSSEESKNVVAEINQLNLPAVKSVNYARSGSTAPPLITEPPVTTFRSKKSRKFRSTTENSANIARRSEKVSDENNSLQEDESFASDNRALELLRSLYTIATKWG; translated from the exons ATGTTGCGCAC AATCATGCACAAAAATTTATCCAGAATGGCATGCCttgaaataatcatatttttat GTTCAATGATCACTTTTACGGTCAGCAATTGCGAAACAGAG TCAGAAAATAGTAACAAGAAGGTAAATTTGTTCAAGTTCCCGTCAGAGTTGGATTTATCAAGCCTAAAAACATCGTTAGAAAACGAAGAATCGTTGAGAAAAATAGTGAAAAGACTGGCACCGGAGAAGAATG GCGTGACAGGACAGCCCGGAGTAGACTTTCCAGCACTCACGACAATTCCAGCCACTTCGTTCAGCTGTCGCGGCCTGAAAGGTGGTTACTACGCGGACTTGGAGACAAATTGTCAA GTATTCCACATCTGCGACAATGGCCGGAAGATATCGTTCCTCTGTCCCAACGGTACCATCTTTCAGCAATCGCAGTTGATTTGCGATTGGTGGTTCAAGGTGGACTGTAGCAAATCCACCGAGCTGTACGAGCAAAGCAGCGAGCAGCTAttcgaggaggaaagaagaCGAGCCGAGACGAGccgaaagaaatcgaaattcgACTATCAACAATCGATCGAGCAGCAAGATCGCGGCCAACAAGACGATTACTACGACGTTCAAAATCTTAGTTACGACGGGAAACAGAATGGAAGGATCAAACCTTACGAGGAGCCTCCCCAAGATAACCAGCTGCAATCGAACAGAGAGAGGATCAAATCCTCCCGTCATTTTGACTCCGGCAATAATTTCAGTCGGGAATCGAACGCGCAAAGAGATAACGATCAATTGTTCGGTGTTAATGGGTTTCAATCATCGAATCAACCGCCCAACTTGAAGCAACAATTCGATCAATTTACAAGGAATACCGAGGAAGGGAACGTGAATAGGTATTCGAGCACGAATCAAGATTATTACACAGCCTCGAAAAAGACTCAGAATTACTACGTGACCAATAGAAACTCGAATGCCCAACGGGACGATAAAGGATCAACTCTGAAGAGATTGAAGTTCAAAGGTTTGTCCGGTAGAAATAATTCAACCTCTACTACCGCTTCCCAAAGAGTGACTCCGGCTTATACCGAGTCGACCACGTTCAGAGGAGGCAATACCAGCCCTGTGAAAGAATCCCAGCAATTTGCGGAAAGCGCGGCTTTCGTTGGAAATCGTGGGAATCGATTCAACGAGAACACTGGAAACACGCATCACTATTACTACCAATTGTATATCAATCGAGGGGATTCTACCACGAGAAATCCTAATTACGACCCGACCACTTCGACCATCCGGGATAACGAAAACGACGTGTCCACGAGGAGAAACGATTACTCGCACTCCTATTACGAGACGACCACGCAATACCCGACACCCACAGCGACCACTACCCCCTACAACGACGAGATCGCCACGGAAAGTAGCCTCTCGACAAACTCGTTTGCCAATTTCGATACCCGACCAACCGAATCCCTTCGATTCGCCAATACCAACTACGAGTATCGCGGACACCAGAAGGTTAGAGGCAGCAACGTTCGAAGCAGCTTCGTCGATAAAAATCACCACAATATTAACGATAACAGGGAATCTAACAGAGTGGCTAACGTAGGAACGATTCCTCCAACCGCTCGTTCCTACGTGGCCACGGATGCGTATCGTCAAAACACCGTGACACCGAGCTCCCCGCAACAGAGGTATACGACTACCGGTCATTACCAGTCGCCTACGTCGACCGCGTCCTTTCGCAGCAATAATTTCGCTCGTGGCACGGAGAGGCCGGTGAACACGATCGATAGTCGGTCCAATGGATTGAACGGCGATACGAAACCGAGCGGGAAGAACCCTTCCACGGTTTCGCCAGGTTATCGACAAAACTTCATCAGCACCAGCACCGAGAAACCGTACAAGACCACCGCgatttatcaagaaaatacGGAGAAAGATCTGAGCCCTTACGATAGAAGTTTCACGTACAAACAGGGCAAAGTGATGTCCACTCTGGGTCCTTACGTCCCGTTCACCAGGAATTACGCCTACACTTGGGCAACCAGCACTTCGAGACCCACCCTCTACACTCCCACGGTGCCTACTTACACCACGGCTTACCCATCGCCGAAAGCTTCCACGCCGAAATCGAAACATCCTACATCGACGAGTGGAAGCAAGACGAACGGGTCGCGATCCTCCGAGAGGGAGCACGTGTTAAGCATGCTCCATTCCCTGAAGAATCTGGAGCACAGCGTGCCCGGCCTGTCCGACGCGTTCAAAGGTGGCGAGAGAGCGACCAATGTTTCCGTTCCCCCCGACCCATCCACCTTACACTCTCTGGCGCTCTATTTTTCCACGGCTACCGAGAACTTTAACTCCAACGAGACTACGGACTCGTCCGTGAACGTAGCATCCGTCGATACACTTTCGAAAAAAAGCAATGGAACGGTGCAAGTGCCGACCAGCCTTCTGACCCGACACACCATCGATTCGTACACGGAACTGTTCAAATTGAACGACGCTGTGGAGATAGATAACGCGACGAGCACGGAAGATCGTCTGGATAACGCGAACAGTTACGGAGAGGACGACGATCTGGAGCTTCAACAAAGCGGAGGATCACTGGACGACCTTCGAAAGTCGAACGGTACCAGACTTCGAGAACTGGCACAAGTGTTCACCCATGCTTTGTCCGCGTATTTATTGGATCCAGACACGTTCAAGAAGGTATTGACCGAGATCAGACCCACCGAACCGTCTCGAACTACTTTGGAAACCGATCTATGGGCTACCACCACCACTCCTTATCCTGCCCAGCAGGAGGACGAAGATGACGATTCATTGGGCGGGGAAAAGGACGAGGTTCTAGACTTCTCCGACGACAGCAACGATGTCAGGCAGAAATTGACCACCACTTATCCCACTACTTTCGAATTACCAAGCACTACGGCGgtacaagaaaatatttacgagGCCTTGAGCACGTTGCCAAGTACCTATTACACTACACCCAGAACATCTGGCCAAGATTTCTTCGAATACAGTACGAACTTGGTATCGTTGAATCCCGTCTCTAGTAACTATTTCGAGAGTTCCATGCCACCGACAGAGAGCACAGAGTTTACGGCAGAGGCGAACAGCACGCCGTACACGAGCGGATCTTATTACAATCGGAATAAcgagatagagaaagaaagcGTCGAGTCAACGGAGGGCCGTCTCCCCTCTTCCGACGAGAATCAAAATCGAGTCGGGGGTTTCCAAAACAACAGCGTCACGACAACCGCGACCGAACCGTACACGGACAAAATATCGTTCCTCACCACTCCCGTGAGCGATAATTACGTCGTCTCACCGACGCCCTTACCGCCATCGATGTTCGTGCACATGGTCACCTACAATTGGAACAAGAAATCGACCAGCAAAAAGCCCGAGCAACAGCTGAGTCCTCCGTTGTTCGACGCTCATTCCCAAGCGATTCGAAAGGGGAACGACAAGATTGCCGCGTCCCTGAGGCCCGAGAATTATCCCAGCACACAGACGTCGGCGCACAACGTACGCGCGACGACCTTCGCCTCGACCAAGAATTACGAGACGTCGACCGAGCAACCTTTCAAAATTCCTCGAGAAAAGTCGTTGTTGACCGAGGCAAAAGTTGGAATTTCCCTGCCTACGTCGCGAAACAGTTACACGAAATTCAGGAATCTTTACAATCGCGTGGACGAGCACAATATCGAGACAACCGAGAGAGCGACGCCTGCGACGACCCTTCTAACCGAATTCCCTGTAACAACAACCGTATCCAGCGTCGAGACTACGACGTCTTACGCGAACGACTCTAACGACCCGTTCGAATCCACGAGTCGCAAGAAGGAAGAACCCAAAGTATTGGACAACGATCATTGGACCTCGTCGCCGGCTGTCACCCATCTGTGGGAGACCTCCGTGTTCGTCGATCCTCAAAGGATCAACTACGATTTGGAGTCGGATCTCGAATCGACGGTGACAACGGGAACGCAGTTCACCGTCACGGACAGTCGGGAGAGGATAGAATACGGGAACACGCCTTCCTTCGATGACGACATGTCGATCGGTTCGGAGGAGTCGTCGTCCACGGACGAGGATACGTCGCTTTCCGTGCAAAGATCGTCCAGGGACGAGGACTCGCCGACGAGCTTCTCCCTGCTTCCAACTTCGTTCACGAACACCGTGACGCCAAAGCCACTGATCACCACACGATCCAGCATCACTACCACGATAACGTCCTCCGTCACGTCCACGAAATCGTTGGCTGGCCAACAGGGCTTGGTGACTTTGCTTCCTTACACGGCCGCCGCGAGCAAGTCGAACGGGACGGAGAACGAAATTGCGGAGAAATTGTTCGGCAAATTAAACGCTTCGAGCACCGATACGTTGATGAGAGTGATGAAACAGGCGGATAATAACGAGACCGTTCGACAACTCGTCCTCCTTTTGATACGGCATTGCAACGATCCGGCAACGAACAACACGTTGCAACGGGAGAAGGAGGAGTTGTTGAACGCGCTGCTCAGGTTGCCCGTGAACGAATTCTCGTCCGAGGAGTCGAAGAACGTGGTGGCCGAGATTAATCAGCTCAATCTGCCCGCCGTTAAGTCGGTTAATTACGCGAGAAGCGGTTCGACCGCGCCGCCGTTGATTACCGAGCCGCCTGTGACCACGTTCAGGAGTAAGAAGAGCCGTAAATTTCGCTCGACCACGGAAAATTCGGCGAATATAGCGAGACGATCGGAGAAGGTATCGGACGAGAATAATTCCCTGCAGGAGGACGAGAGTTTCGCGTCTGACAACAGGGCGCTTGAACTTCTCAGATCGTTGTACACTATAGCCACTAAATGGGGGTGA